The Pseudocalidococcus azoricus BACA0444 genome segment AAGCTGCTCTCACGGCCGTGATAATTGGGCAACTGGCGGGCAAAACCAGGGGTAAGGCCTCTAGGGCAGAACCCTCTAGGAGTAACTGGATCGGCCGCTTGAGGTAGAGTTCCCGCCCAAAGGGTTGATTCAGGCGCGCATAGAACTTGGCCTGGGGAATCAGAGCCTTGGGTTTATTGTCTGCGAGGATAATCACACCGGGTAACTCCGGCTGGGCCTGGAACTGCTCCAAAATAGATTGCCCAATCACGTCACTGGTGAAGCAACTGCTATAGGTGGGGAGCAGATGCAAGGGAGATTGCGGTGTTAAAGGCTGATTGGTCTGACTGGTTAGTTCTTGAAGCTGTGCCATTCTTCCCCCAGGCCCGCCTCGGCAGTAGAACCGTTTTACTTGCGATGACAACTAAGGGAAATTTAACAACCTGACGTTAAGGAAAAACTATGGCGGGGTTAATAAGTCTGGGGTCATTCCCGGCCCTGCTGATCCTTCTCCGGGGAGATCAGTTTGCCCGTGAACAGCAGTCGCGCCCTAACCCCCTCAACAATCCTGATCTCGGCCCATAGATTTGGGATAATCTTGAGGCATCCCGTTCACATCCCGCGAAATTCCTTGGCTCTTCATATTGCTTGGCTTGGTAAAAAATCTCCCCCCTGTGGCAATGTTACCTATAGTCGGGAAATTACGAACGCGCTCCAAGATCGGGGGCATCAGGTCAGCTTTCTTCATTTTGTCCAAGATACGGAGAGTGAAGCCCTAGATCGACCGCTACAGCCAGGAGACGGGCAAGAAGTCACCCTACCCTGTCTATATAAATCCCAGGTTTATACGATTCCCTCCTTGCGGGCCAGTAAGGTTTTGGCCTCCTCATTGCGGCAATTAAAACCCGATATTGTCCATGCCTCCTTGACCCTCTCCCCGCTGGACTTTTTACTGCCAGAAATTTGTGAAGAGTTGGGGATTCCTCTGGTGGCCACCTTCCATCCGGCCTACAGCGACAAATATCGGAACCTCTCCTCGGGAACCCAATTGGTGATGTACCAGTTGTATGCCCCGTTTTTAGCCCACTATGACCGGATCATTATTTTTTCTCAGCCCCAACGGGAGTTATTGATTCGCTTAGGTGTGCCGCCCCAGCGCGTGGTTGTGATTCCCAATGGGGTAGATATTCAGAAATATTCCCCTGGCCCCTCCCGTGTCAAACAAGAGTACAACGCCGAGCGAATTTATATTTACCAAGGGCGCATTGCGATTGAAAAAAATGTTGAATCCCTGTTGCGGGCCTGGTGTAAAGCCAAACTGCCAGCAAATTGCAAATTGTTAATGGTCGGGGGCGGCTCCCTGATGTCTTCGTTGATTTCAACCTATGGGCCAGAGCAAAATGTGCTGTGGTTGGGAACGATTTTGGATGAACAACGGCGGATTGAACTCCTGCGCGGGGCTGATGTGTTTATTTTGCCCTCCTTTGTCGAGGGGTTGTCTCTATCGTTGTTGGAGGGGATGGCCTGTGGTCTAGCCTGTTTAGCCACCGATGTGGGCGCGGATGGGGAGGTTTTAGATGGGGCTGGAATAATTTTGAATCCTCAGTATGTCAAATCCCAACTGCAAACCCTGCTGCCCCTGTTTCATCAACACCCCGAAATGATTCCGATGCTGGGGCAAAAGGCGCGTCAACGGGTTGTGGAAAAATATAGCCTTAGTCACAATGTGGATGCCTTAGAAACCTTCTACCATGAGATGTTGCCGGATTATAATTTCAAGGTTTCCCTCCGGGTCAGCTAACGTTGGTATCTTAACCAGAAAGAAATCGCCGCCACATTCTTGGGTTTGGGGATCAAATTCAACCCCCATTTAGAGAACAAATTCCCCCGGCCTGGGTCAAGATTTGCATGACTAACTCCCTCTTTTAGAACAGTTGAGAAGAGAGTTACTCCTGGGTTTAGTGGTGAGGATAAGGATGGGTAAATTACGATTGTGCCGCGGCAGGCTCAGTTTGGGATTTCTGGTTGCCGGATTACTTGGATTGATGCTGATGATGCCAGGGTTGCTTCTGTCTTCTCAGGCACAAGATTTAACTGGCCTGGGGTGGGAATTGGGGTCTTTTCCGGTGGAGAATTTTCAAACCTATTCCTCCCCCTTTGGCTATCGGGCTTCACCGACTGGAGGGTATGGGACTGAGTTTCACAATGGGCTGGATTTTGCCGCGCCTGAGGGGAGCTACATTCGCAATTGGTGGGCCGGAAAAGTGATTGAGGTTTCTGATGATACGGCCTGTGGCACCTTGGTGCGGGTACAATCCGGGGCCTGGCAGCACGTCTATTGCCACATGAAAGGCCAGGTAGAAACAGAACCACGGGGGCGAGTCATGGTGGATCGGGCTGGGGGGGTAGAAATTTGGCAGGGACAGACCTTAGCGACTGGGATGCGAATTGGGCGAGTGGGGATGACGGGCCGGACAACGGGGCCACATCTGCATTGGACATTACGCCATCAAGGGCAACTGGTGAATCCGGGGGTCGTCCTCCAGGCCATGGCCGAGGCTCAACAAGCCGTAACCACTCCTGAATCACCTGTAACAAATCAAGGTTAGAACTATAGCGTTACTCGTTTAGGGTGCTTATTGGGACAAGTCAGAATAGGCTTTATGGGCAGTCTTTCTAAGATTTCTACTCTCTCGCAACAGTCTGTGTAACGCTATAGAGCCAAAATATTGAAGCCGATTCCAGGCCTGTCTAGGGTATTGAACAGAGGCTTAACAGTTGGAATAGTGGCTGGATTTCAATTTATCTTGTGATCTCAGGTACAGTGGCATCCCAGACCAGCTATGGATTTATTGACGATTTTTCCGTAGTAACTGCCAGGCCAGGAGAATCACAAACATCGGATTATTGAGTAAATATCGTTGCCATAAACGTCTGGGTTCTTGACTAAAGCGAAATAGCCATTCCAGGCCTAGGCCCATCATCCAACGGGGAGCCTGTTTGACTTGACCACTGTGAAACGCAAACGCAGCCCCAACTCCCAGAACAATTGCCGGAATCAAAGGGGCATAATCCGCCAGCCAATACTCCTGCTTCGGACATCCCAAGCCGACAAACACAATTTTGGCTCCTGAGGCCGCAATTCGTTCACAGTCTTGGATTAAGGCTAGATCGTGGGCTGGAAATCGGCTTTGGAAGGGCGGGGCATGGCTACCAGCAATGATCAGGGCGGGGAATTGGTGCAATAGCCGGGCCTGGAGTTGACTTAAGCCATTTTCGTCACTGCCATAGAGATAAATCGCGTTGCCATTTTTTTCAGCCCAAGCACAGCCCGCTAATATCAGATCCGGCCCATAGACCCGTTGAGGATTTTTGAC includes the following:
- a CDS encoding glycosyltransferase family 4 protein gives rise to the protein MRHPVHIPRNSLALHIAWLGKKSPPCGNVTYSREITNALQDRGHQVSFLHFVQDTESEALDRPLQPGDGQEVTLPCLYKSQVYTIPSLRASKVLASSLRQLKPDIVHASLTLSPLDFLLPEICEELGIPLVATFHPAYSDKYRNLSSGTQLVMYQLYAPFLAHYDRIIIFSQPQRELLIRLGVPPQRVVVIPNGVDIQKYSPGPSRVKQEYNAERIYIYQGRIAIEKNVESLLRAWCKAKLPANCKLLMVGGGSLMSSLISTYGPEQNVLWLGTILDEQRRIELLRGADVFILPSFVEGLSLSLLEGMACGLACLATDVGADGEVLDGAGIILNPQYVKSQLQTLLPLFHQHPEMIPMLGQKARQRVVEKYSLSHNVDALETFYHEMLPDYNFKVSLRVS
- a CDS encoding M23 family metallopeptidase yields the protein MLMMPGLLLSSQAQDLTGLGWELGSFPVENFQTYSSPFGYRASPTGGYGTEFHNGLDFAAPEGSYIRNWWAGKVIEVSDDTACGTLVRVQSGAWQHVYCHMKGQVETEPRGRVMVDRAGGVEIWQGQTLATGMRIGRVGMTGRTTGPHLHWTLRHQGQLVNPGVVLQAMAEAQQAVTTPESPVTNQG
- a CDS encoding WecB/TagA/CpsF family glycosyltransferase; the protein is MDSRYILGTRVDVTTYDQAWEMFGTWIAQEQWGYVVAANVHVVMSGVWQRAFQRVVNQAALVTADGMPLVWALKALGVKNPQRVYGPDLILAGCAWAEKNGNAIYLYGSDENGLSQLQARLLHQFPALIIAGSHAPPFQSRFPAHDLALIQDCERIAASGAKIVFVGLGCPKQEYWLADYAPLIPAIVLGVGAAFAFHSGQVKQAPRWMMGLGLEWLFRFSQEPRRLWQRYLLNNPMFVILLAWQLLRKNRQ